From Ostrinia nubilalis chromosome 25, ilOstNubi1.1, whole genome shotgun sequence, a single genomic window includes:
- the LOC135084119 gene encoding uncharacterized protein LOC135084119: MQSTQATPEDKMELSAVTVSSRIPDFWRDQPRLWFVQCEAILGPQKLSDEARYNLVVTKLGKEVVEQVSDILLKPPESGKFEALKTRLMTVYEESEMRQFQKLLSEMELGDQKPSQLLRRMRDLARDKIPDETLKIMWQGHLPSSIRAVLAVSDVQVLDKLAVIADKVMETSRPIQISEVQASPSTSSNDPDACQNPHHWKKALTNPKSSFKLSSKPKTRSFVVALAVGFM, encoded by the exons ATGCAGTCCACGCAAGCAACACCAGAGGACAAAATGGAACTATCAGCAGTAACAGTGTCTTCAAGGATCCCTGATTTTTGGCGTGACCAACCCCGACTTTGGTTCGTGCAATGCGAGGCGATACTGGGACCGCAAAAATTAAGCGACGAAGCGAGATACAACTTGGTGGTCACAAAATTGGGAAAGGAGGTCGTCGAACAAGTTAGCGACATACTACTGAAACCTCCCGAGTCTGGAAAATTCGAAGCCTTGAAAACTCGCCTAATGACTGTCTACGAGGAATCGGAGATGCGACAGTTCCAAAAACTCTTAAGTGAGATGGAACTTGGCGACCAGAAGCCCTCCCAGCTCCTGCGTCGCATGAGAGACCTAGCTCGCGACAAAATACCCGACGAGACTCTAAAAATCATGTGGCAGGGCCACCTTCCGTCGTCCATTCGAGCCGTGCTTGCCGTCAGCGATGTCCAGGTTTTGGATAAATTAGCAGTCATTGCTGATAAGGTCATGGAGACCTCCAGACCCATACAAATATCCGAAGTTCAGGCGTCACCTTCAACCAGTTCAAACG ATCCGGACGCGTGCCAAAATCCGCATCACTGGAAAAAGGCACTAACTAATCCCAAATCTAGTTTCAAGTTATCAAGTAAGCCAAAGACGCGCAGTTTTGTCGTGGCTTTAGCAGTGGGCTTCATGTAA